GATTTTCTCGCGGCCGGCGGCGGCTTTCGCTTCGTGATCGTCCAGAGCGACGACCTGGCGGCCGATGTCGCGGCGATGAGGCAGCGCGGCGTCGACGTAGGCGACCCCGCTCCGGGCGCGCGCCGGACCCCGGACGGGAAGGATCTGCGATGGAAGATGGCTGTGTTGGGACAGCTAAACCCGCTCCCCGTGCTCTTTATCCAGCACCTGACCCCTCTCACCGAGCGGCTCGCCCAGGTGCCGCAGGCAGGTCAGCACCCCAACGGCGTGCTTCGCGTCGACCGCGTGTACATCGCCGTCCCTGACGTGGCCGCGTCGGCCGAAGTCTACGGCCGCGTGCTCGGGATGCCCGTGCCCCCGATCCAGCGCGGCGCGGTCATCAAGGCCGACATGGCCGTGTTCGATCTCGGGCCGACGGGCCTGACGGTGGCGGAGCCGGCAGAGCCCGGTCCCGCCGCCGAGGCGCTCGGCCGACGTGGGCCGGGACCATTCCAGGTCCTGTACCGCACCAGCAGCATGGACGCCGCCGCCCGCTGGATGGCGGACCATGGCGTCCCACCTCCCGTCCGCGGCGTCCGCAACACCGGCGAGCAGGCCATGCTGGTGGGACCGGAGCATGCATGCGGGGCCTACATCGGCTTCGTCGGGCCGGCGTCGTGACCGCCGGACCTTTAATACGCGATTCTCACACCTACCAGGGGGCCGTCGCTACTCAGTTCTCAAGCTCAACAGGGACCGGGACATCTCCCCATTAGAGGCGAACTTGCTACGCGGAGGACACGCCGTGACGCCTGCCCATGACGGACGGCTTAGAAGCATAACAAACGGCACGCTGCCGCTCGCCCTACTGCTAACGTTAATGTCCGCCTGTACGACGACTTATCATTACGTAAAGCCTGGCTTCAATCAGACTCAGTTCAACTCCGACATTGGGTCGTGCAGACTCATGGCACGAGCTGGGAGCCAGACGACAGGTTATCGGGCATACGGCGCCTCTAGCTCCACGACTACGCCGACAGATCCCGATCCCGACATCGCGAATGATTGCATGAGATCGAAGGGGTACACGGTTAGAATCTGCTCACGAGATGATGTATCGACTTGTCGTGACTTCTAAGAACCCGCTCGCACGCCTTACGCGAGAACGCGTGGCGGGGAAAGCGTAGCAGGCGGAAGAAGCCTTAAGCATTGCGCCCCGGCCACGGAGGCAAGTGCCCCAATCGCGCGATCCAGCGCTCACGTAGTTGTTCCAGTCGCGGGCGATCAATGTACGCAACGGCAAGTCGCTTGCGACGATCCAATGCGGTCAATAGTTTTCTTTTTGGTACTGATCCGTCCCTCATCACTTGA
The Candidatus Methylomirabilota bacterium DNA segment above includes these coding regions:
- a CDS encoding VOC family protein, producing the protein MLTRIDHVMICVPSLEQGIDAYTRIGFSVYPGGAHPGKGTENAIAFHAEDYLELMSVSNRTEYLAARAAGGSAGPSLLDFLAAGGGFRFVIVQSDDLAADVAAMRQRGVDVGDPAPGARRTPDGKDLRWKMAVLGQLNPLPVLFIQHLTPLTERLAQVPQAGQHPNGVLRVDRVYIAVPDVAASAEVYGRVLGMPVPPIQRGAVIKADMAVFDLGPTGLTVAEPAEPGPAAEALGRRGPGPFQVLYRTSSMDAAARWMADHGVPPPVRGVRNTGEQAMLVGPEHACGAYIGFVGPAS